The sequence GGGCATCACGGCAAAACATCGTACACGTGTTTGGCCAAGAGTTTGTGTTTGGCTCCGAAAGCACGTGTAATGCTTtgcaaaaatgttgacgtagctGGCGGTCTGGTCAATGGCGCATGTGGAACGGTGACTTATATTCAATTTGGAGCAAATAAAGACTCATCCCTCGCAGTCTATAAGAAATTTGACAATTCAAAAATAGGCTCACAAAAGGAGGAAGCAGCGTTCCCATGCTGCTGTAGAATGCATGCATTCTACTGCCATTGATCCCGTGGAGGATTCGGCGAAAAAAACGTGGCGGTTTGCCTCGTAAATTTCCTCTTAAACTCGCGTGGGCCTGCAGTGTTCACAAAGTGCAAGGTCTAACTGTAGAGGAGGCTGTCGTGTGCTTAGGCAAGGTTTCTGCAGCTGCGCAGGCGTATGTCGCCCTCAGCCATGTTAGGGATATGTCCGGCCTTGTGATCAGAGATTTTTAGGAAAAGGCCATTTACTGCAAGGACATCGTCAAGGAGGCATTGGATAGCATGCCCACATTTCTAATTGAACAGCCACAGCCTTCATTAGAAACTCACAATTTATCTGTTTTTAATGAACATTCGAAATTTAAGTTACCACGCCGCTCATTTGGTGTCTTGCACACAGCATTTACAGCCTAACTGTATTGCTGTCACAGAGACGTGGCTCAATGCACAATCCTCAACAGACTCCGTCCAAATAGAGGGATACACTTTCCACAGGCGTCGTCGAGCCTTGTGTTACAGCAGCAATGATGTCAAATTATCTGAGATTAGAGATCTAGAACATGGCGGAGTGGGTTTATATGTTGTAGATAATTCGGACTGTGATATTCTGCAGGTGCCCAATTTAAATCTGGAGTGTTTGGTGTGCCTGTTTACCAAAGAGAACATTTTCACTTTTTAAATCAAATCTGGTTAAGTTACTTGAACGGTAAATTCAATCAATAACAATTCTTATAATGGGAGATTTTAATGAAGACCTTCTCAAACACACATCAATTTATAAATGAATGGGCCAAAATGGATTTTATCAGCATGTAACACAAGAAACTACAGAGAATGGGACATTAATTGACCATGTTTATGTGAAAACAACGCAGTATGCTGTGTACTTTGAAGTGGTGTCCACTTATTTCAGTGACCACGAAGCCATCCTGTGTGGTTTCTGTGCTCAAAATGAAGGAGATATGTTTGATTTGGATGTGTTGTTTGGAGATCATTTTGCTGATGAAGAGGGACTTTTTGATGGCGAGTCTAAGGCGGAGTAGGGTCAAACAGTCCCTAAACATCATCAAAATGATCTACGAACACATCAAAATATAACATCTTCATCTCGACCAGGAAAACCACCAGTAAATCAATTTGTATGACTGACTGAAATGGAAAACATTTGCTTGTAGATGGTAATGTGTTAGAAGATTTGATGTAGAaatttgatgtggaaatgttttttGTTGCATGCATTTTTCTGTGTTATATGTTTTGTTTGGTGTTTGTATGTCttgttgtcatgtcttgtgatcatgttttgtttagttatgttttgttcgTTTACAATGCCActggttcctgttttttcaccctcttgttttgtttccatgtcaactcattagtttcacctgtctcaagttttggactcatgcacctgtgtcAATCATGTaattatttaagcctggtttttcagttggtcgttctggtgtcGTCGATCTTTTTAATGCTTTGTCCATGCTGTTTCATGCAATACCTCTGCTCTTTTCATGctccatgtaccgtatttttttggactataagtcagttttttcatagttcggcCATAGTGCGACATATAATCCGGAGCGACatatgtgaaattaacacattaccgtaaaatatcaaataatattatttatcttattcgcggaaaagacgaagaaaatgtcagcaatcgtcacaaacaTCGACCAAAAATAATTTGGCggggtagggtcatggcagaagtgcattatgGGTCATGgattgctaactgctatatgctactgccgtagctattaaaatggatcatttcatcattggcggtaacttataaaaactgagaagggctgaacaaaaatggcaccgaaaaggaagttatgtactgcagattacaagctggacgtagtgaaatatgcagcagaaaacaacaagaggaagcggcgcatatctttggagttggcagagttgtttagaagcgacatcgaggaagaagatttcattggatttatcgattaagagtgacagattgtttggtaatctTAAAAGCATGTTCTCTATGTGaaagttatttgaatgacacttaccataatatgttacgttaacataccaggcacgttctcagtttgtTATCTATGCGTCATAAAACATAaaattattcagcctgttgttcactattcttttttttttaaattgccttccatatgtctattcttggtgttggatttttttcaaataaatttccaccaaaaataagacttatactccagtgcgatgtatgttttttttctgtcgTTATTATGCATTCTCGGCCGGAGCGATTTAtgatccgaaaaatagggtaattGATAATGTGACACATGTTAATTGTTAGCGTGTTAATGTTAGTTGTGTTTCAGCGTATTAGTTACTAATTTCACGCTGTAACGTACAGTAGCatgaaaatattattaaaaaaaaaaggtatagcgATAAAGTCCCAAATACATATGGCTTTCTAAAATACCGGTAAATCTCGCAGCTCTAATTTGACATCACacttgtttttgttctaagttccAAAGTACATCCAACCTTGAGCATGGACGTCGTATTAAGCAGCAGCCGTGGAAGTAAATATAACTCCATCATATAAATATGGAGTCTTTCTTCCCCCGTATGATGTTGATATTTCAATTTATCCGAACctccaaagtagttgagaaaaaAAACTGACACATTCATGAATGGAGTAAATGTAAGTGTTAAGTGCATGTCCAGCTTAATGAAGCTCAGCGTGGAGAACGTCTACCGGCTGTGTCCACTCAAACAAGGAGATGGACACTTGATGGTCTTCTCTAAACACAGCCAGCACACAGTCTCACATGTGATGTCAGAAAGGCACCAATGCTATTTTGACACAAGGATAAGAAAATACCAACACTATTGTGATGTCTCCAAGTAGCAGAGTGAAGGCTATTGGCTGATGTCCTGCCACTGAATGCAGAATATTCTTCTTGGAGCGAATCAGTGATGACATCCTGTAAATACATGAATATAATtaacacatttattttaatttcctGAAGAGATCAGAATGGATGCAAAGTTATTTACTTTAGGGCTGTGCATCTCCATTTGGTTAGATTGTTgaaaaaaatgtactttaaaaaagctccggcgtggcgcagtgggagagtggccgtgcgcaacccgagggtccctggttcaaatcccacctagtactaacctcgtcacgtccgttgtgtcctgagcaagacacttcacccttgctcctgatgagtgctggttggcgccttgcatggcagctccctccatcagtgtgtgaatgtgtgtgtgaatgggtaaatgtggaagtagtgtcaaagcgctttgagtaccttgaaggtagaaaagcgctatacaagtacaacccatttatcatttatttatttataaacattGGGGAGGAGGAATGGACCCATAGATGATGTAACCCCAAAATAATCTGCTCATCATGCATTGATCTGTACTTGCACAAGCTAGACCTAACATtggtggaggtggcctagctggggcggtatagctcggttggtagagcggccgtgccagccacttgagggttgcaggttcgatccccgcttccgccatcctagtcactgccgttgtgtcctcgggcaagacactttacccacctgctcccaatgccacccacactggtttaaatataacttagatattgggtttcactatgaaaagcgctttgagtcactagagaaaaagcgctatataaatataattcatttcacttcacataCAGGCTGAATTTCTGGTAGCTATGACGACTAATGTTTCTTATTAATTGTTGCTGTACCATTTTgtacaataaaatgaaaaaagGGCCATTATAATAAAAGAGTATAAATCTACCTGGTAAGTGTTCTTTCATTCAGTAGTTGGCTCCCCAAGGTACTTTATCAAGCAGCAGATGACGTCTGGTCTAGTTTCAATATGTTCCTATAGAAAGCAATAAAATACATTAATGTATTTTCAATGGTTTATTCTTTGCATGGTCATGGTGACCTGAACCGTGTCCAAGCTGACTAAAAGGTACTCAGTGTGGATGCTTACTTATCtgtgtgcagaggtgggtagagtagccagaaattgtactcaaataagagacctgttactttagagatgtattactcaagtaaaagtaaggagttgtcacccaaatatttacttgagtaaaagtaaaaagtatgttgtgaaaaaactactcaagacctgagtaactgatgagtaacctgttcgtttatggatgacggcaacaagttatgcacaaaaacataaaaatagcaatgaacaaattcagagccaagaatatcttttaagcaactaaaactataatatatattaaataatatatatttggttttacatgcgtattgaaaaaaagtttgaaaattaattttacctttgcaacctcatgatactattggctaagcTTTATATTcgtaaatgtaagtttctcactACCCGacttgttttttgtgcctttaaaaaaagatttagaactctacattaaaacactctacctctaacaaccaaaaagccgtgaaaacgatgatgctgtgttccaaattcaaGTTATTTAccgagattgagtgagcctatggctttgcactttgctgattttatattaatattttttttgcattctattttagttactttgaatttacaacccatggtgctgttttgtacggtttttatactgttttgtactgtttttgtacttactttgattattattttctactctttgtaaatgttgaaatgtataaataaaggtttatacattttttttttaaaacaaacgtgcagttaatcatgtgaccccctggctctgtttgattggttaactggagtcaaacgtcaccagtgactacatttgattggtgaaacacaggcatgtgataagatcctactttgaaggtatgtctgacaaaccaaaataaagcgtgcattaacagatcgataaaaatcagtagcaagctgaatgtagataaatggagcatttcttctctataaatatactcaagtaaaagtatgttgcattaaaactactcttagaagtacaatttatcccaaaagttactcaagtagatgtagcggagtaaatgtagcgcaatACTACCCACCCCTGTCTGTGTGTCCTGTGAAGGACTGGTAACAGTCCAGAGTGGACCCTGCCTTTCACCTGAAGTCAGCTGGGATTGGCTCCATCTCCCTGCGAGCCTAAACAGGATAAAGAGTAGAAAAAGGATGcaacaaaataatgttttttcaaAACTATAATTGAAATAATGCAATCAATCAAATCCAATGTAATCAACAAATGTTAGTACAATTTTAAGTTATATGTtgtacatttgtgtatgtatttgGCCGTTAGTGTGTAAATTTTGGACTGTACCTGATTTTGTGAATCCGACAAGGTCCCTTTTTGGGTCCCGCAATGCCGCCTTTTGTCCTGAACATCTTCTCCAACTTTAGTCTGTAAAAGTTAAGTATCGTGGTTTACGCCTCCTCTCTGAAAAAGATGGTAATATCAATAATCTCAATACATCAGTACTATCCAGCAGCCCTGAAAAAACGCACTGCAGTAAGTGTAAAATGTTCACTAATTTTCAGTGCCTTTAGGATTTAGCAGGCTTTTTTGGTGGTTTAAAATTCCTGTAATTTTCGACAACTTTTTCAAAAAGTTACGGCAAAATTGCGATGCTATTGTTTTCTAATAACATTGAAGCGagttgtgattttatgaatttagtatcaatgttttaagtgttccttgAAACCTGAACCTCAAAAGGCACACGATTGCAACAATTGGAAAATTATTTTATTGTACTCATTTCATTCCAAGCAGTAGATGTGGGGAAAACAActgatttttagatgcatcgcaattcagaCATGGACGATTATGGAATAATTAGTACACATcaataatcaatttatttatttgttgtaaaTAAAGTATTGCAGAACGTTCTCAAATTTGGCTGACTCcagcgagccacctcaccaaAAAACCCAACCAGCTTTTTTACTATCGGGAAATTATGGTTTAGTTTGGCACAGATTTTCATTAATTTAACACATGGGAaataatctgtttttttttaattacaaatgatgttttgtttttttaaagttgcaagtgataaatgcttatttagtgaatcgaaaaaaaatgtaaaagtgcatcaatatacagtacataaattaaagacgcatcaatcaatttttaatggaatcgtagctcctgaatcgtaaggTGCCCAGATTCCCACCTCTGCCAAGCAGACCAATAGTAGTCACAAGCAGCAAAAATCCACAAGTAAAATCACATATTCAGATATTAGTCAAATTGTCATACTGTTTTGATTAATTATAAGTACTTTGAGTAATAATTATTCTTTATCATCTGCTGTCTGGTCTGTCGTCCACAAGTTACAGATATTTGCCCTGTTCATTTTACGCGTGATAAGTgttcgtgggttccctcagggtactccggcttcctcccacttccaaagacatgcacctggggataggttgattggcaaaacaaaattggccctagtgtgtgtatgtgagtgtgaaagttgtctatctgtgttggccctgcgatgaggtggcgacttgtccagggtgtaccccgccttccgcccgattgtagctgagataggcgccagcgccccccgcgaccccaaaagggaataagcggtagaaatggatggatggtgtgtatgtgagtgtgaatgttgtctgtctatctgtgttggccctgcgatgaggtggcgacttgtctagggtgtacaccgccttccgaatccaaaacagaacagctgaCATTTTGGAaaacgacagagcgaaaagttctCTGTTCATATCTTAAAGGATTAATATTCTATAGATTCGACataacagttgcaatagcagcgAGGGCTgtgtgccgccattgttgtttgaatcaaacagtcgcttcggcgctacatcacatctatgaaatccagCCAGGCGATCCTAACCAGAAGGCAGGGCCATgtataaaaaaatcattgtatgtgattggatgaaCCAcctgtccgttatcttgaatgacatactacttcaaccactcataTCGAAATAACCAATGACGCTGATGAGagtgacgctgggaaatccaaacccggttgaaagaagagccaaaacatccttgccaccaataaatgccttcaaaactgttatctgttcatcttttaaagaaGCAATATTCAATaagattcgacaaaacagttgcaatagcagaatcaatgtccgCACACGACGCAGCGAGGgctgcgtgccgccattgtttgaatcaaacagtcgcttctgattggttcattattttttgctatctggaaggagtttgcaatgccttcgAGCCCAGAGCCTTGTGTTGAACTCGGCAAACTAAAagggtctggcgagagtcaggagTCAGGTTAgggcgatatggcctgaaaataaaATCTCAGAttgttttaccaaaaaaaaaaggatatacgATTGTTTCCCcctacttttttttaaagacttcATTTAATACAAATGATAAATTAAGAGCTTTCTGCCAAGCAATACTTGTgtattgaataaaatacttctgtaaacaaaaatttagcattgcacattgcatgcaaataaataattatCAATAAAGGGAAATTTcaaaacttctgtcttgaataaaatacttctgtaaataTGATCAAGTAAAACATTAAGAAGGCTCGGCCTGGGCGCTATATCCATTTTATCAATATTCAAGTTTTTTGTTGCAGATGATTTtaaaattgtttcaaaaatatCCTCTTGCTTCGGCATACTTTTGCCACCTCTAAATAGCACCCTTGGTAAATTGGAAATTGTATTTATTGGCAGGCCTGAATAAgtcataaaaatatcaacaattattGATATTAATATAAAAACCTTTTATCGTTATTCAGTTTTCAGCCCTATCGCCGAGCCCTAATCGGTATATTTTGATGAAAACAGGGAAAAACATGCGTACTCGTCAATGGCACATGCAACATGTTTCCCTCtgttttgttgtgtagaatgGCGTTTCACGTGTCTTGGAAGGCGACAGACAGATAATCCTTGAGATCACTCGACAAATagttttttgataaagtatagggatctTTTCCACTGTATAGTTATATTTTTTTAGCTTGCATCttctttttgcaggaagatctaggccccttTGCGTACTGCAACAGTTTGCGCGCTGCTGGCTGCACAACAtgccatcttggcttggttgaccaccagtTTTTTCACTTACAAGAAGAAGTCACGTGACGAAATACAAGCAATTAGTATATTGGGGGCTGtgtatcggtgttggccctgcattgaggtggagacttgtccagggtgtacaccgtcttctgcccacatgcagctgggataggttccagcaccctccCGACCTGgagagggataagcggtagaaaaatgaatggatgggataAATATTGTAaaagcagtggtgtgccgtcaggccCAGCAAGGCCTTcgctgctggcctaacataagcagaaatcatgatcataattaaagataaaacattttttttaatttactttccctaaatatctcaaattattcatattctctttggTTTGGTGGTAGAAGAGGGTGTATTTTgtagatattgtagcgtcctggaagagttagtgctgcaaggggttctgggtatttgttcggttgtgtttctgttgtgttacggtgcggttgttctcccgaaatttgttagtcattcttgtttggtgtgggttcacagtgtggcgcatatttgtaacactgttaaagttgtttatacagccacccccagtgtgacctgaatggctgttaatcaagtataccttgcattcacttttgtgtgtgtaaacgcctttaaggcactgccacgatattgttgtctgggtggaaatcgggagaaattagagagaatggttgccctgggagattttcgggaggagcatTGAAATTCggaagtctaccgggaaaatcgggagggttggcaagtatggtcgaaGTTGACCGAAGgcttaggtgggaaacgcacggcccgccactgagtAAAACTGACAATGCGGGTGTTTAATGACAATGGCGCTCTTAGGTTAAAACTTGTATTAAACGTTTTAAACAGGCTTTTTATTGCTCCAGCTATGCAAATGTTAGACTTCCAATTATTAATTCCTATTTAGCAGGAATTAATTTACCTGGGTTAGGCCAAGAACCAATTAACAGCTATAAACAATGGTCTCTGTACACTACATTGTTTGGAGTAGAGCTGTCCCATAATGgcctttttgccgatatcccgatattgtccaactcttaattaccaattccgatatcaaccgataccgatatatacagtcatggaattaaagcattattatgcctatttggttgtgatgccccgctcgatgcgttaaacaatgtaacaaggttttccgcaatcaatcaactcaagttatggaaaaaaatgtcaacatggcactgccatttttattattgaagtcgaaaaaagtgcattactttttttaacataactcaaaacagcagcttggaatttgggacatgctttccctgagaaTGTATGAGGAGGTTCAAgtgggcagggttgaggtggggggtagaAGGGGGTGTATATAGTCgcatctcggaagagttagtgctgcaatgggttcagggtatttgttctgtttgtcttgtgttacggtacagatgtttcccggaatgtgtttgtcatccttgtttggtgtgggttcacagtgtggcgcatatttctaacagtgttaaactcgtctatacggccaccctcagcttgacctgtaaggctgttgactaagtatgcttgcattcacttgtgtgtgtgaaaaagagtagataatatgtgattgggccggcatgcaaaggcagtgtctttaaggccgtgtccaaagtgtggccctggggccatttgcggccagcAGCTAAacatttaccggcccgccacacattcttcaaaaattgcaaaatttgataatattgcaacaaaaaaaatttaaacatttaaaaaaaaaagtggaatgaggtggaatctaatgagaaaaagtggcaatgttgacacaaagctgccattcaggcattttttccccttttgtctttattttctttttttttttccattgctcataaaaaggacaaaaaaatctattaaaatgaattattacttataaATTATAACTTTAAAAccttttatgtggaaaaaatattgcacatGTGTGGTTggcatataaaaacatcaaagttttgacaaaagatcataaaacaaacaaaataatagttcaatcttaaaatcgacagatatatcggaagttgatcttgaaatttaggtgttaaaagtaaaaaaaaaactaataaaaatgcatcactttatgagtggggaacctttcggatgtcaaatatatttagtaggatttcatttaacttttcactgtgattactcaataatattaaataattaaaatcaatggtgtcctgcattattgatctttgaggagtttaattgctaaatacaggaactttcctgaaggattcaataaagtactatccctctgtctaaatactgcatatttcagttttactataaaaaaaaaaagttttctttgacagaaaaggcataaaaccttatttgtttgactttataTCAATCT comes from Nerophis ophidion isolate RoL-2023_Sa linkage group LG24, RoL_Noph_v1.0, whole genome shotgun sequence and encodes:
- the LOC133542020 gene encoding uncharacterized protein LOC133542020 isoform X2; this translates as MRRVGEAAQFTWFHLEPSFHVRASLDITGMSCREGAGTYPSCMWAEDGVHPGQVSTSMQGQHRYTAPNILIACISSRDFFLLKLEKMFRTKGGIAGPKKGPCRIHKIRLAGRWSQSQLTSGERQGPLWTVTSPSQDTQTGEHIETRPDVICCLIKYLGEPTTE
- the LOC133542020 gene encoding uncharacterized protein LOC133542020 isoform X1, giving the protein MRRVGEAAQFTWFHLEPSFHVRASLDITGMSCREGAGTYPSCMWAEDGVHPGQVSTSMQGQHRYTAPNILIACISSRDFFLLKLEKMFRTKGGIAGPKKGPCRIHKIRLAGRWSQSQLTSGERQGPLWTVTSPSQDTQTGDVITDSLQEEYSAFSGRTSANSLHSATWRHHNSVGIFLSLCQNSIGAFLTSHVRLCAGCV